One window of the Trifolium pratense cultivar HEN17-A07 linkage group LG2, ARS_RC_1.1, whole genome shotgun sequence genome contains the following:
- the LOC123906865 gene encoding protein NSP-INTERACTING KINASE 3 has product MEVFSLVLWILGLLLHLLMKISSATLSPSGINYEVVALMAIKTELNDPHNVLENWDINSVDPCSWRMITCTPDGSVSALGLPSQNLSGTLSPKIGNLTNLQSVLLQNNAISGHIPAAIGSLEKLQTLDLSNNEFSGEMPSSLGGLKNLNYLRLNNNSLTGACPQSLSNIESLTLVDLSYNNLSGSLPRISARTLKIVGNPLICGPKENNCSTVLPEPLSFPPDVLKAKPDGGKKGHHVALAFGASFGAAFVIVIIVGLLIWWRYRHNQQIFFDINEHYDPEVRLGHLKRYSFKELRAATDHFNSKNILGRGGFGIVYKACLNDGSVVAVKRLKDYNAAGGEIQFQTEVETISLAVHRNLLRLRGFCSTQNERLLVYPYMSNGSVASRLKDHIHGQPALDWTRRKRIALGTARGLVYLHEQCDPKIIHRDVKAANILLDEEFEAVVGDFGLAKLLDHRDTHVTTAVRGTIGHIAPEYLSTGQSSEKTDVFGFGILLLELITGHKALDFGRAANQKGVMLDWVKKLHLEGKLSQMVDKDLKGNFDIVELGEMVQVALLCTQFNPSHRPKMSEVLKMLEGDGLAEKWEASQRIETPRFRFCENPPQRYSDFIEESSLIVEAMELSGPR; this is encoded by the exons TTGTAGCTTTGATGGCTATAAAGACCGAGTTGAATGATCCTCACAATGTTTTGGAGAATTGGGATATTAATTCTGTTGATCCATGTAGTTGGAGGATGATTACTTGTACTCCAGATGGTTCAGTTTCTGCATT GGGATTGCCTAGTCAGAATTTGTCTGGTACACTATCTCCTAAAATTGGAAACCTTACCAATTTACAATCTGT GTTACTTCAGAATAATGCTATTTCTGGTCATATTCCAGCTGCAATAGGAAGCTTGGAAAAGCTTCAGACACTTGATCTCTCTAATAATGAATTTAGTGGCGAGATGCCGAGTTCTTTGGGAGGCCTTAAGAACCTGAATTATTT GCGGTTAAATAATAACAGCCTTACCGGAGCTTGCCCTCAGTCTCTTAGCAACATCGAAAGCCTTACCCTTGT GGATCTCTCCTACAACAATTTGAGTGGTTCATTGCCAAGAATATCGGCAAGAACATTAAA GATTGTAGGTAACCCGTTAATTTGCGGTCCAAAAGAAAACAATTGTTCTACGGTATTGCCCGAGCCACTTTCCTTCCCGCCAGATGTATTAAAAG CCAAACCAGACGGTGGTAAAAAAGGCCATCATGTAGCACTTGCTTTTGGTGCAAGTTTTGGTGCCGCGTTTGTCATTGTGATTATAGTTGGACTTCTCATTTGGTGGCGGTATAGACACAATCAACAGATATTCTTTGATATTAATG AGCATTACGACCCAGAAGTGCGCCTTGGTCATTTAAAAAGGTATTCATTCAAAGAGCTTCGGGCCGCAACTGACCATTTCAACTCAAAGAACATTCTAGGAAGAGGTGGTTTTGGAATAGTTTACAAGGCATGCTTGAATGACGGATCCGTTGTGGCCGTTAAACGGTTAAAGGACTATAATGCAGCTGGTGGTGAGATCCAATTTCAAACAGAAGTTGAGACAATAAGTTTGGCTGTCCACCGAAATCTTCTGAGGCTTCGAGGGTTTTGCAGTACTCAGAATGAACGACTCCTTGTTTATCCATATATGTCTAATGGCAGTGTAGCCTCTAGATTAAAAG ATCATATTCACGGTCAACCAGCTTTGGATTGGACGAGGCGAAAGAGGATAGCGTTAGGCACAGCAAGAGGGTTGGTTTATTTGCATGAGCAATGTGACCCTAAAATTATCCATCGCGATGTCAAAGCAGCCAACATATTGCTAGATGAAGAATTTGAAGCAGTTGttggtgattttggtttagctAAGCTTCTTGATCATAGAGATACTCATGTGACCACTGCCGTGCGTGGCACTATTGGTCACATTGCTCCTGAGTACCTATCCACTGGTCAGTCATCAGAAAAGACCGACGTGTTTGGATTTGGAATCTTGTTGCTTGAGCTTATTACAGGTCATAAGGCTCTAGATTTTGGTCGAGCAGCAAACCAGAAAGGCGTAATGCTTGATTGG GTTAAGAAACTACACCTTGAAGGAAAACTAAGTCAAATGGTAGATAAAGATCTTAAAGGCAACTTTGACATAGTTGAATTAGGAGAAATGGTTCAAGTAGCACTCTTGTGTACACAATTTAATCCTTCACACCGTCCGAAGATGTCCGAAGTGTTAAAGATGTTGGAAGGGGACGGTTTAGCTGAGAAATGGGAGGCGTCACAAAGGATCGAAACACCAAGGTTTCGGTTTTGTGAAAATCCGCCTCAAAGATATTCGGATTTTATAGAAGAATCATCACTAATAGTAGAAGCAATGGAGCTTTCTGGCCCTAGGTGA